Proteins encoded within one genomic window of Cydia pomonella isolate Wapato2018A chromosome 12, ilCydPomo1, whole genome shotgun sequence:
- the LOC133523794 gene encoding reticulon-4-interacting protein 1, mitochondrial, whose translation MAAARVAAEARAGAARMAAWRAHSYAADEAGAAAALRLDAARRPVRRAPDELLVRVHASSINPIDLAMIRGYGSRVLNAWRALEGSEGLEFPLTPGRDFVGTVAGAAPGAPLAPGARVWGVLPPHRVGAHADYVLAKTSWVSLAPENLDDLQAGGALYGALTACAALRVGGLAPGGEGGKRVLVLGLGGVGHAAVQLLVRDRHHVVVSCAGEQAEAARALGAEPLDRRQEDYADRLQQAGPFDVVLDCAGQGGAGAARLACAFGAYVTLTSPLLRRTDAAGLLPGSVAAAADLIQQNLAVRQPTQKASLAACLPRVRWAFFSPRADDIELLRRRAEREQFSVAVEQVWSWREASAAYARASRGHARGKLLLDFAAP comes from the exons ATGGCCGCCGCACGAGTGGCAGCGGAGgcgcgcgcgggcgcggcgcgcatGGCGGCGTGGCGCGCGCATTCTTACGCCGCGGACGAGGcgggcgcggccgccgcgctgCGACTCGACGCGGCGCGCCGCCCCGTGCGCCGCGCGCCCGATGAACTGCTCGTACGAGTGCATGCGTCTTCTATAAACCCTATTGATCTCGCCATGATCC GTGGTTACGGCTCGCGCGTTCTAAACGCGTGGCGAGCGCTCGAAGGCAGCGAAGGACTGGAGTTCCCTTTAACGCCGGGGCGAGACTTCGTGGGGACGGTGGCGGGCGCCGCGCCCGGAGCGCCGCTCGCCCCGGGGGCCCGCGTGTGGGGCGTGCTGCCGCCGCACAGGGTAGGGGCGCACGCGGACTACGTGCTCGCCAAAACTTCTTGG GTCAGCCTAGCACCAGAAAACCTAGACGACCTCCAAGCAGGCGGCGCTCTGTACGGAGCGCTGACTGCCTGCGCGGCGCTGCGGGTGGGGGGGTTGGCGCCCGGCGGGGAGGGGGGGAAGCGGGTGCTCGTGCTCGGGCTGGGCGGCGTCGGACACGCGGCCGTGCAGCTTCTAGTTAGGGACAGGCATCAT gtgGTGGTGAGCTGTGCCGGCGAGCAAGCGGAGGCCGCGCGTGCGCTGGGGGCGGAGCCCCTCGACCGGCGCCAGGAAGATTATGCTGACCGTCTGCAGCAGGCTGGCCC GTTCGACGTGGTGTTAGACTGCGCGGGgcagggcggcgcgggcgcggcgcggctgGCGTGCGCGTTCGGCGCCTACGTCACGCTGACGTCGCCGCTCCTGCGCCGGACGGACGCCGCCGGGCTCCTGCCAGGCTCCGTGGCGGCGGCCGCGGACCTGATCCAGCAGAACTTAGCCGTCAGACAACCTACTCAG AAAGCGTCTCTAGCGGCGTGCCTGCCGCGCGTGCGCTGGGCGTTCTTCTCACCGCGCGCCGACGACATTGAACTGTTACGTCGCCGAGCCGAACGGGAACAG TTCAGTGTGGCCGTGGAGCAAGTGTGGAGCTGGCGCGAGGCGAGCGCGGCGTACGCGCGCGCCTCGCGGGGGCACGCGCGCGGCAAATTGCTGCTCGACTTTGCCGCGCCGTGA
- the LOC133523797 gene encoding tryptophan--tRNA ligase, mitochondrial: MGLLKRSFMNCKRCLDSRGIHQSGVAAVSSKSSKDNGGPWERRVVSGLQPTGTLHVGNYFGALRRCARLQQAGEDLTLFVADLHSLTTRHDANALREDTLELAALALASGVCPERGVLFVQSAVPRHTELCWLLACLATMARLQALPQFREKSAKLRDVPLGLLLYPVLQAADVLVYRATHVPVGADQLQHLQVASALARQFAHRYGRAFPTPAPLLPDDGSDRIRNLRDPAKKMSKSDPEGKSRILLTDDDAAIALKLRKAVTDFTPEVTFDPENRLGVSNLVQLHCLSTGMTTDEAVEAAKGLTTAQYKGVVADALAKELRPVRARYLELRARPRVVRDILGRGAERARRRADETYADVAARVGLAAPPLPPHSLLDAAAAAE; this comes from the exons ATGGGGCTATTAAAAAGAAGTTTCATGAATTGTAAGCGATGTTTAGACTCCAGAGGGATACACCAGAGTGGCGTTGCGGCAGTTTCCAGCAAG AGTTCCAAAGATAATGGCGGCCCCTGGGAGCGGCGCGTGGTGTCAGGGCTGCAGCCGACAGGCACACTTCACGTCGGCAACTACTTTGGAGCCCTGCGCCGCTGCGCGCGCCTACAACAGGCTGGCGAAGACCTCACGCTGTTTGTGGCGGACCTACATTCACTTACCACTAGACAT GACGCGAATGCACTGCGTGAGGACACCCTGGAGTTAGCAGCGTTGGCCTTGGCTTCCGGCGTGTGTCCTGAGCGCGGCGTGCTGTTCGTACAATCCGCCGTGCCGCGGCACACCGAGCTTTGCTGGCTTCTCGCCTGTCTCGCCACCATG GCGCGGTTACAAGCGCTACCACAATTCCGCGAGAAGTCAGCCAAGCTCCGCGACGTGCCGCTGGGCCTGCTCCTGTACCCAGTGCTGCAGGCGGCCGACGTGCTGGTGTACCGCGCCACGCACGTGCCCGTGGGCGCCGACCAGCTGCAGCACCTGCAGGTGGCGTCTGCGCTGGCGCGCCAGTTCGCGCACCGCTACGGGCGCGCGTTTCCTACACCCGCTCCTTTATTGCCAG ATGACGGCAGCGACCGCATCCGCAACCTTCGCGATCCGGCCAAGAAAATGTCCAAATCGGACCCCGAGGGCAAATCACGAATATTGCTGACCGACGATGACGCCGCCATTGCGCTCAAGCTGAGGAAAGCCGTTACTGATTTCACCCCGGAG GTGACGTTTGATCCGGAAAACCGACTAGGCGTGTCGAATCTTGTGCAACTGCACTGCTTGTCAACGGGCATGACAACTGACGAAGCGGTAGAGGCGGCAAAAGGACTCACGACGGCGCAATACaag GGCGTGGTAGCTGACGCGCTAGCTAAGGAACTCCGGCCCGTGCGCGCACGCTATTTAGAACTGCGAGCGCGACCACGTGTAGTCCGCGACATCCTCGGCCGCGGCGCCgagcgggcgcggcggcgcgccgacGAGACCTACGCCGACGTGGCCGCGCGCGTGGGTTTGGCCGCGCCGCCGTTGCCGCCTCACAGCTTGCttgacgccgccgccgccgccgaatAA